A section of the Melopsittacus undulatus isolate bMelUnd1 chromosome 3, bMelUnd1.mat.Z, whole genome shotgun sequence genome encodes:
- the GRHL1 gene encoding grainyhead-like protein 1 homolog isoform X4, which produces MTQDYDNKRPVLVLQNDSLYSQRRPYTSEDEAWKTFLENPLTAATKAMMSINGDEDSAAALGLLYDYYKVPRERRSSTAKPEVEHPDQDHSKRNSIPNVTEQSLISAGENRVQVLKNVPFNIVLPHTPQMGMDKRGHLTTPDTTVTVSIATMPTHSIKTETQPHGFAVGIPPSVYHPEPPERVVVFDRNLNPDQFSSNTQPQNSQRRTPDSTFSETFKEGVQEVFFPTELNLRMANMNSEDYVFDSISGNNFEYTLEASKSLRQKPGDSTMTYLNKGQFYPITLKEVSSSEGIHHPISKVRSVIMVVFAEDKTREDQLRHWKYWHSRQHTAKQRCIDIADYKESFNTISNIEEIAYNAISFTWDINEEAKVFISVNCLSTDFSSQKGVKGLPLNLQIDTYSYNNRSNKPVHRAYCQIKVFCDKGAERKIRDEERKQSKRKVSDVKVPMLPSHKRTDITIFKPFMDLDTQPVLFIPDVHFANLQRGAHVLPVASEELEGESSNLKRGAYIGEEDFIATPNKMARIEEPKRVLLYVRKESEEVFDALMLKTPSLKGLMEAISDKYDVPFDKIGKIFKKCKKGILVNMDDNIVKHYSNEDTFQLQIEEVGGSYKLTLTEI; this is translated from the exons ATGACACAAGACTACGACAA TAAAAGACCTGTGCTGGTTCTTCAGAATGACTCTCTCTACTCTCAGAGACGTCCTTACACCAGTGAAGATGAGGCCTGGAAAACCTTTCTTGAAAATCCCCTTACAGCAGCTACCAAAGCTATGATGAGCATCAATGGTGATGAAGACAGCGCAGCTGCCCTGGGACTGCTCTATGATTACTACAAG GTCCCAAGGGAGAGGAGATCTTCGACAGCTAAACCAGAGGTAGAACATCCTGACCAAGACCATAGCAAAAG GAACAGCATCCCCAATGTGACAGAACAGTCACTCATTTCTGCTGGAGAAAACAGAGTCCAGGTTCTGAAAAATGTGCCTTTCAATATTGTCCTTCCACACACGCCCCAGATGGGCATGGATAAGAGAGGCCACCTTACAACACCGGACACGACAGTCACCGTTTCAATTGCCACCATGCCCACCCATTCCATCAAGACGGAGACACAGCCCCATGGCTTTGCAGTGGGCATCCCACCAAGTGTCTACCATCCCGAGCCCCCTGAGCGGGTGGTGGTCTTTGACAGGAACCTCAACCCTGACCAGTTCAGTTCCAACACCCAGCCTCAGAACTCCCAGAGGCGAACACCAGATTCCACCTTCTCAGAGACTTTCAAGGAGGGCGTGCAAGAG GTGTTCTTTCCTACTGAACTGAATCTCCGGATGGCCAACATGAATTCAGAAGATTATGTTTTTGACAGCATTTCTGG GAATAACTTTGAATACACTCTGGAAGCTTCCAAGTCCCTCCGACAGAAGCCTGGGGACAGCACGATGACTTACCTGAATAAAGGTCAATTTTACCCCATTACACTGAAAGAAGTCAGCAGCAGTGAAGGAATCCATCACCCCATCAGTAAAGTCCGA AGTGTCATCATGGTTGTGTTTGCTGAAGACAAAACAAGGGAAGATCAGCTTCGGCACTGGAAGTACTGGCATTCAAGACAGCACACAGCCAAACAAAGATGCATTGACATAG CTGACTACAAGGAGAGTTTCAACACCATCAGTAACATTGAGGAGATCGCGTACAACGCCATATCCTTCACTTGGGACATCAATGAGGAAGCCAAG gttttcatttctgtgaacTGCCTCAGCACGGATTTctcctctcagaagggagttaAAGGCCTGCCTCTGAATCTTCAGATTGACACCTATAGCTACAATAACAGGAGTAACAAGCCTGTCCATAGAGCCTACTGCCAGATTAAAGTCTTCTGTGACAAG ggagcagagaggaagatCAGGGATGAAGAGcgaaagcaaagcaaaagaaaag TTTCTGATGTCAAAGTGCCCATGCTTCCCTCACACAAGCGCACGGACATCACCATCTTCAAGCCCTTCATGGATCTAGACACTCAGCCTGTCCTTTTCATTCCTGACGTTCACTTTGCGAATCTTCAGCGTGGGGCTCAC GTCCTACCTGTTGCTTCAGAAGAACTGGAGGGTGAAAG CTCCAACCTGAAGAGAGGAGCCTATATTGGTGAAGAGGACTTCATCGCTACTCCAAATAAGATGGCCAGAATAGAAGAACCAAAAAGag tgttgCTCTATGTCCGAAAAGAGTCAGAGGAAGTCTTTGATGCACTAATGTTAAAGACACCATCTCTGAAAGGCCTAATGGAAGCG ATCTCTGACAAGTATGATGTGCCTTTTGATAAAATAGGGAAGATCttcaaaaaatgtaaaaaagg gatCCTGGTCAACATGGATGATAACATCGTGAAACACTATTCTAATGAAGATACCTTCCAGCTGCAGATTGAAGAAGTTGGAGGATCTTACAAGCTCACTCTGACCGAGATCTAA
- the GRHL1 gene encoding grainyhead-like protein 1 homolog isoform X3, which yields MDFYEAHPSGKVDFGSKRPVLVLQNDSLYSQRRPYTSEDEAWKTFLENPLTAATKAMMSINGDEDSAAALGLLYDYYKVPRERRSSTAKPEVEHPDQDHSKRNSIPNVTEQSLISAGENRVQVLKNVPFNIVLPHTPQMGMDKRGHLTTPDTTVTVSIATMPTHSIKTETQPHGFAVGIPPSVYHPEPPERVVVFDRNLNPDQFSSNTQPQNSQRRTPDSTFSETFKEGVQEVFFPTELNLRMANMNSEDYVFDSISGNNFEYTLEASKSLRQKPGDSTMTYLNKGQFYPITLKEVSSSEGIHHPISKVRSVIMVVFAEDKTREDQLRHWKYWHSRQHTAKQRCIDIADYKESFNTISNIEEIAYNAISFTWDINEEAKVFISVNCLSTDFSSQKGVKGLPLNLQIDTYSYNNRSNKPVHRAYCQIKVFCDKGAERKIRDEERKQSKRKVSDVKVPMLPSHKRTDITIFKPFMDLDTQPVLFIPDVHFANLQRGAHVLPVASEELEGESSNLKRGAYIGEEDFIATPNKMARIEEPKRVLLYVRKESEEVFDALMLKTPSLKGLMEAISDKYDVPFDKIGKIFKKCKKGILVNMDDNIVKHYSNEDTFQLQIEEVGGSYKLTLTEI from the exons ATGGACTTCTACGAGGCGCACCCCTCCGGCAAGGTGGATTTCGGCAG TAAAAGACCTGTGCTGGTTCTTCAGAATGACTCTCTCTACTCTCAGAGACGTCCTTACACCAGTGAAGATGAGGCCTGGAAAACCTTTCTTGAAAATCCCCTTACAGCAGCTACCAAAGCTATGATGAGCATCAATGGTGATGAAGACAGCGCAGCTGCCCTGGGACTGCTCTATGATTACTACAAG GTCCCAAGGGAGAGGAGATCTTCGACAGCTAAACCAGAGGTAGAACATCCTGACCAAGACCATAGCAAAAG GAACAGCATCCCCAATGTGACAGAACAGTCACTCATTTCTGCTGGAGAAAACAGAGTCCAGGTTCTGAAAAATGTGCCTTTCAATATTGTCCTTCCACACACGCCCCAGATGGGCATGGATAAGAGAGGCCACCTTACAACACCGGACACGACAGTCACCGTTTCAATTGCCACCATGCCCACCCATTCCATCAAGACGGAGACACAGCCCCATGGCTTTGCAGTGGGCATCCCACCAAGTGTCTACCATCCCGAGCCCCCTGAGCGGGTGGTGGTCTTTGACAGGAACCTCAACCCTGACCAGTTCAGTTCCAACACCCAGCCTCAGAACTCCCAGAGGCGAACACCAGATTCCACCTTCTCAGAGACTTTCAAGGAGGGCGTGCAAGAG GTGTTCTTTCCTACTGAACTGAATCTCCGGATGGCCAACATGAATTCAGAAGATTATGTTTTTGACAGCATTTCTGG GAATAACTTTGAATACACTCTGGAAGCTTCCAAGTCCCTCCGACAGAAGCCTGGGGACAGCACGATGACTTACCTGAATAAAGGTCAATTTTACCCCATTACACTGAAAGAAGTCAGCAGCAGTGAAGGAATCCATCACCCCATCAGTAAAGTCCGA AGTGTCATCATGGTTGTGTTTGCTGAAGACAAAACAAGGGAAGATCAGCTTCGGCACTGGAAGTACTGGCATTCAAGACAGCACACAGCCAAACAAAGATGCATTGACATAG CTGACTACAAGGAGAGTTTCAACACCATCAGTAACATTGAGGAGATCGCGTACAACGCCATATCCTTCACTTGGGACATCAATGAGGAAGCCAAG gttttcatttctgtgaacTGCCTCAGCACGGATTTctcctctcagaagggagttaAAGGCCTGCCTCTGAATCTTCAGATTGACACCTATAGCTACAATAACAGGAGTAACAAGCCTGTCCATAGAGCCTACTGCCAGATTAAAGTCTTCTGTGACAAG ggagcagagaggaagatCAGGGATGAAGAGcgaaagcaaagcaaaagaaaag TTTCTGATGTCAAAGTGCCCATGCTTCCCTCACACAAGCGCACGGACATCACCATCTTCAAGCCCTTCATGGATCTAGACACTCAGCCTGTCCTTTTCATTCCTGACGTTCACTTTGCGAATCTTCAGCGTGGGGCTCAC GTCCTACCTGTTGCTTCAGAAGAACTGGAGGGTGAAAG CTCCAACCTGAAGAGAGGAGCCTATATTGGTGAAGAGGACTTCATCGCTACTCCAAATAAGATGGCCAGAATAGAAGAACCAAAAAGag tgttgCTCTATGTCCGAAAAGAGTCAGAGGAAGTCTTTGATGCACTAATGTTAAAGACACCATCTCTGAAAGGCCTAATGGAAGCG ATCTCTGACAAGTATGATGTGCCTTTTGATAAAATAGGGAAGATCttcaaaaaatgtaaaaaagg gatCCTGGTCAACATGGATGATAACATCGTGAAACACTATTCTAATGAAGATACCTTCCAGCTGCAGATTGAAGAAGTTGGAGGATCTTACAAGCTCACTCTGACCGAGATCTAA
- the GRHL1 gene encoding grainyhead-like protein 1 homolog isoform X5, protein MMSINGDEDSAAALGLLYDYYKVPRERRSSTAKPEVEHPDQDHSKRNSIPNVTEQSLISAGENRVQVLKNVPFNIVLPHTPQMGMDKRGHLTTPDTTVTVSIATMPTHSIKTETQPHGFAVGIPPSVYHPEPPERVVVFDRNLNPDQFSSNTQPQNSQRRTPDSTFSETFKEGVQEVFFPTELNLRMANMNSEDYVFDSISGNNFEYTLEASKSLRQKPGDSTMTYLNKGQFYPITLKEVSSSEGIHHPISKVRSVIMVVFAEDKTREDQLRHWKYWHSRQHTAKQRCIDIADYKESFNTISNIEEIAYNAISFTWDINEEAKVFISVNCLSTDFSSQKGVKGLPLNLQIDTYSYNNRSNKPVHRAYCQIKVFCDKGAERKIRDEERKQSKRKGKCTDPSSQLNAFSDVKVPMLPSHKRTDITIFKPFMDLDTQPVLFIPDVHFANLQRGAHVLPVASEELEGESSNLKRGAYIGEEDFIATPNKMARIEEPKRVLLYVRKESEEVFDALMLKTPSLKGLMEAISDKYDVPFDKIGKIFKKCKKGILVNMDDNIVKHYSNEDTFQLQIEEVGGSYKLTLTEI, encoded by the exons ATGATGAGCATCAATGGTGATGAAGACAGCGCAGCTGCCCTGGGACTGCTCTATGATTACTACAAG GTCCCAAGGGAGAGGAGATCTTCGACAGCTAAACCAGAGGTAGAACATCCTGACCAAGACCATAGCAAAAG GAACAGCATCCCCAATGTGACAGAACAGTCACTCATTTCTGCTGGAGAAAACAGAGTCCAGGTTCTGAAAAATGTGCCTTTCAATATTGTCCTTCCACACACGCCCCAGATGGGCATGGATAAGAGAGGCCACCTTACAACACCGGACACGACAGTCACCGTTTCAATTGCCACCATGCCCACCCATTCCATCAAGACGGAGACACAGCCCCATGGCTTTGCAGTGGGCATCCCACCAAGTGTCTACCATCCCGAGCCCCCTGAGCGGGTGGTGGTCTTTGACAGGAACCTCAACCCTGACCAGTTCAGTTCCAACACCCAGCCTCAGAACTCCCAGAGGCGAACACCAGATTCCACCTTCTCAGAGACTTTCAAGGAGGGCGTGCAAGAG GTGTTCTTTCCTACTGAACTGAATCTCCGGATGGCCAACATGAATTCAGAAGATTATGTTTTTGACAGCATTTCTGG GAATAACTTTGAATACACTCTGGAAGCTTCCAAGTCCCTCCGACAGAAGCCTGGGGACAGCACGATGACTTACCTGAATAAAGGTCAATTTTACCCCATTACACTGAAAGAAGTCAGCAGCAGTGAAGGAATCCATCACCCCATCAGTAAAGTCCGA AGTGTCATCATGGTTGTGTTTGCTGAAGACAAAACAAGGGAAGATCAGCTTCGGCACTGGAAGTACTGGCATTCAAGACAGCACACAGCCAAACAAAGATGCATTGACATAG CTGACTACAAGGAGAGTTTCAACACCATCAGTAACATTGAGGAGATCGCGTACAACGCCATATCCTTCACTTGGGACATCAATGAGGAAGCCAAG gttttcatttctgtgaacTGCCTCAGCACGGATTTctcctctcagaagggagttaAAGGCCTGCCTCTGAATCTTCAGATTGACACCTATAGCTACAATAACAGGAGTAACAAGCCTGTCCATAGAGCCTACTGCCAGATTAAAGTCTTCTGTGACAAG ggagcagagaggaagatCAGGGATGAAGAGcgaaagcaaagcaaaagaaaaggcaagtgCACTGACCCCAGCTCTCAGTTGAATGCCT TTTCTGATGTCAAAGTGCCCATGCTTCCCTCACACAAGCGCACGGACATCACCATCTTCAAGCCCTTCATGGATCTAGACACTCAGCCTGTCCTTTTCATTCCTGACGTTCACTTTGCGAATCTTCAGCGTGGGGCTCAC GTCCTACCTGTTGCTTCAGAAGAACTGGAGGGTGAAAG CTCCAACCTGAAGAGAGGAGCCTATATTGGTGAAGAGGACTTCATCGCTACTCCAAATAAGATGGCCAGAATAGAAGAACCAAAAAGag tgttgCTCTATGTCCGAAAAGAGTCAGAGGAAGTCTTTGATGCACTAATGTTAAAGACACCATCTCTGAAAGGCCTAATGGAAGCG ATCTCTGACAAGTATGATGTGCCTTTTGATAAAATAGGGAAGATCttcaaaaaatgtaaaaaagg gatCCTGGTCAACATGGATGATAACATCGTGAAACACTATTCTAATGAAGATACCTTCCAGCTGCAGATTGAAGAAGTTGGAGGATCTTACAAGCTCACTCTGACCGAGATCTAA
- the GRHL1 gene encoding grainyhead-like protein 1 homolog isoform X2, whose translation MTQDYDNKRPVLVLQNDSLYSQRRPYTSEDEAWKTFLENPLTAATKAMMSINGDEDSAAALGLLYDYYKVPRERRSSTAKPEVEHPDQDHSKRNSIPNVTEQSLISAGENRVQVLKNVPFNIVLPHTPQMGMDKRGHLTTPDTTVTVSIATMPTHSIKTETQPHGFAVGIPPSVYHPEPPERVVVFDRNLNPDQFSSNTQPQNSQRRTPDSTFSETFKEGVQEVFFPTELNLRMANMNSEDYVFDSISGNNFEYTLEASKSLRQKPGDSTMTYLNKGQFYPITLKEVSSSEGIHHPISKVRSVIMVVFAEDKTREDQLRHWKYWHSRQHTAKQRCIDIADYKESFNTISNIEEIAYNAISFTWDINEEAKVFISVNCLSTDFSSQKGVKGLPLNLQIDTYSYNNRSNKPVHRAYCQIKVFCDKGAERKIRDEERKQSKRKGKCTDPSSQLNAFSDVKVPMLPSHKRTDITIFKPFMDLDTQPVLFIPDVHFANLQRGAHVLPVASEELEGESSNLKRGAYIGEEDFIATPNKMARIEEPKRVLLYVRKESEEVFDALMLKTPSLKGLMEAISDKYDVPFDKIGKIFKKCKKGILVNMDDNIVKHYSNEDTFQLQIEEVGGSYKLTLTEI comes from the exons ATGACACAAGACTACGACAA TAAAAGACCTGTGCTGGTTCTTCAGAATGACTCTCTCTACTCTCAGAGACGTCCTTACACCAGTGAAGATGAGGCCTGGAAAACCTTTCTTGAAAATCCCCTTACAGCAGCTACCAAAGCTATGATGAGCATCAATGGTGATGAAGACAGCGCAGCTGCCCTGGGACTGCTCTATGATTACTACAAG GTCCCAAGGGAGAGGAGATCTTCGACAGCTAAACCAGAGGTAGAACATCCTGACCAAGACCATAGCAAAAG GAACAGCATCCCCAATGTGACAGAACAGTCACTCATTTCTGCTGGAGAAAACAGAGTCCAGGTTCTGAAAAATGTGCCTTTCAATATTGTCCTTCCACACACGCCCCAGATGGGCATGGATAAGAGAGGCCACCTTACAACACCGGACACGACAGTCACCGTTTCAATTGCCACCATGCCCACCCATTCCATCAAGACGGAGACACAGCCCCATGGCTTTGCAGTGGGCATCCCACCAAGTGTCTACCATCCCGAGCCCCCTGAGCGGGTGGTGGTCTTTGACAGGAACCTCAACCCTGACCAGTTCAGTTCCAACACCCAGCCTCAGAACTCCCAGAGGCGAACACCAGATTCCACCTTCTCAGAGACTTTCAAGGAGGGCGTGCAAGAG GTGTTCTTTCCTACTGAACTGAATCTCCGGATGGCCAACATGAATTCAGAAGATTATGTTTTTGACAGCATTTCTGG GAATAACTTTGAATACACTCTGGAAGCTTCCAAGTCCCTCCGACAGAAGCCTGGGGACAGCACGATGACTTACCTGAATAAAGGTCAATTTTACCCCATTACACTGAAAGAAGTCAGCAGCAGTGAAGGAATCCATCACCCCATCAGTAAAGTCCGA AGTGTCATCATGGTTGTGTTTGCTGAAGACAAAACAAGGGAAGATCAGCTTCGGCACTGGAAGTACTGGCATTCAAGACAGCACACAGCCAAACAAAGATGCATTGACATAG CTGACTACAAGGAGAGTTTCAACACCATCAGTAACATTGAGGAGATCGCGTACAACGCCATATCCTTCACTTGGGACATCAATGAGGAAGCCAAG gttttcatttctgtgaacTGCCTCAGCACGGATTTctcctctcagaagggagttaAAGGCCTGCCTCTGAATCTTCAGATTGACACCTATAGCTACAATAACAGGAGTAACAAGCCTGTCCATAGAGCCTACTGCCAGATTAAAGTCTTCTGTGACAAG ggagcagagaggaagatCAGGGATGAAGAGcgaaagcaaagcaaaagaaaaggcaagtgCACTGACCCCAGCTCTCAGTTGAATGCCT TTTCTGATGTCAAAGTGCCCATGCTTCCCTCACACAAGCGCACGGACATCACCATCTTCAAGCCCTTCATGGATCTAGACACTCAGCCTGTCCTTTTCATTCCTGACGTTCACTTTGCGAATCTTCAGCGTGGGGCTCAC GTCCTACCTGTTGCTTCAGAAGAACTGGAGGGTGAAAG CTCCAACCTGAAGAGAGGAGCCTATATTGGTGAAGAGGACTTCATCGCTACTCCAAATAAGATGGCCAGAATAGAAGAACCAAAAAGag tgttgCTCTATGTCCGAAAAGAGTCAGAGGAAGTCTTTGATGCACTAATGTTAAAGACACCATCTCTGAAAGGCCTAATGGAAGCG ATCTCTGACAAGTATGATGTGCCTTTTGATAAAATAGGGAAGATCttcaaaaaatgtaaaaaagg gatCCTGGTCAACATGGATGATAACATCGTGAAACACTATTCTAATGAAGATACCTTCCAGCTGCAGATTGAAGAAGTTGGAGGATCTTACAAGCTCACTCTGACCGAGATCTAA
- the GRHL1 gene encoding grainyhead-like protein 1 homolog isoform X1 — MDFYEAHPSGKVDFGSKRPVLVLQNDSLYSQRRPYTSEDEAWKTFLENPLTAATKAMMSINGDEDSAAALGLLYDYYKVPRERRSSTAKPEVEHPDQDHSKRNSIPNVTEQSLISAGENRVQVLKNVPFNIVLPHTPQMGMDKRGHLTTPDTTVTVSIATMPTHSIKTETQPHGFAVGIPPSVYHPEPPERVVVFDRNLNPDQFSSNTQPQNSQRRTPDSTFSETFKEGVQEVFFPTELNLRMANMNSEDYVFDSISGNNFEYTLEASKSLRQKPGDSTMTYLNKGQFYPITLKEVSSSEGIHHPISKVRSVIMVVFAEDKTREDQLRHWKYWHSRQHTAKQRCIDIADYKESFNTISNIEEIAYNAISFTWDINEEAKVFISVNCLSTDFSSQKGVKGLPLNLQIDTYSYNNRSNKPVHRAYCQIKVFCDKGAERKIRDEERKQSKRKGKCTDPSSQLNAFSDVKVPMLPSHKRTDITIFKPFMDLDTQPVLFIPDVHFANLQRGAHVLPVASEELEGESSNLKRGAYIGEEDFIATPNKMARIEEPKRVLLYVRKESEEVFDALMLKTPSLKGLMEAISDKYDVPFDKIGKIFKKCKKGILVNMDDNIVKHYSNEDTFQLQIEEVGGSYKLTLTEI, encoded by the exons ATGGACTTCTACGAGGCGCACCCCTCCGGCAAGGTGGATTTCGGCAG TAAAAGACCTGTGCTGGTTCTTCAGAATGACTCTCTCTACTCTCAGAGACGTCCTTACACCAGTGAAGATGAGGCCTGGAAAACCTTTCTTGAAAATCCCCTTACAGCAGCTACCAAAGCTATGATGAGCATCAATGGTGATGAAGACAGCGCAGCTGCCCTGGGACTGCTCTATGATTACTACAAG GTCCCAAGGGAGAGGAGATCTTCGACAGCTAAACCAGAGGTAGAACATCCTGACCAAGACCATAGCAAAAG GAACAGCATCCCCAATGTGACAGAACAGTCACTCATTTCTGCTGGAGAAAACAGAGTCCAGGTTCTGAAAAATGTGCCTTTCAATATTGTCCTTCCACACACGCCCCAGATGGGCATGGATAAGAGAGGCCACCTTACAACACCGGACACGACAGTCACCGTTTCAATTGCCACCATGCCCACCCATTCCATCAAGACGGAGACACAGCCCCATGGCTTTGCAGTGGGCATCCCACCAAGTGTCTACCATCCCGAGCCCCCTGAGCGGGTGGTGGTCTTTGACAGGAACCTCAACCCTGACCAGTTCAGTTCCAACACCCAGCCTCAGAACTCCCAGAGGCGAACACCAGATTCCACCTTCTCAGAGACTTTCAAGGAGGGCGTGCAAGAG GTGTTCTTTCCTACTGAACTGAATCTCCGGATGGCCAACATGAATTCAGAAGATTATGTTTTTGACAGCATTTCTGG GAATAACTTTGAATACACTCTGGAAGCTTCCAAGTCCCTCCGACAGAAGCCTGGGGACAGCACGATGACTTACCTGAATAAAGGTCAATTTTACCCCATTACACTGAAAGAAGTCAGCAGCAGTGAAGGAATCCATCACCCCATCAGTAAAGTCCGA AGTGTCATCATGGTTGTGTTTGCTGAAGACAAAACAAGGGAAGATCAGCTTCGGCACTGGAAGTACTGGCATTCAAGACAGCACACAGCCAAACAAAGATGCATTGACATAG CTGACTACAAGGAGAGTTTCAACACCATCAGTAACATTGAGGAGATCGCGTACAACGCCATATCCTTCACTTGGGACATCAATGAGGAAGCCAAG gttttcatttctgtgaacTGCCTCAGCACGGATTTctcctctcagaagggagttaAAGGCCTGCCTCTGAATCTTCAGATTGACACCTATAGCTACAATAACAGGAGTAACAAGCCTGTCCATAGAGCCTACTGCCAGATTAAAGTCTTCTGTGACAAG ggagcagagaggaagatCAGGGATGAAGAGcgaaagcaaagcaaaagaaaaggcaagtgCACTGACCCCAGCTCTCAGTTGAATGCCT TTTCTGATGTCAAAGTGCCCATGCTTCCCTCACACAAGCGCACGGACATCACCATCTTCAAGCCCTTCATGGATCTAGACACTCAGCCTGTCCTTTTCATTCCTGACGTTCACTTTGCGAATCTTCAGCGTGGGGCTCAC GTCCTACCTGTTGCTTCAGAAGAACTGGAGGGTGAAAG CTCCAACCTGAAGAGAGGAGCCTATATTGGTGAAGAGGACTTCATCGCTACTCCAAATAAGATGGCCAGAATAGAAGAACCAAAAAGag tgttgCTCTATGTCCGAAAAGAGTCAGAGGAAGTCTTTGATGCACTAATGTTAAAGACACCATCTCTGAAAGGCCTAATGGAAGCG ATCTCTGACAAGTATGATGTGCCTTTTGATAAAATAGGGAAGATCttcaaaaaatgtaaaaaagg gatCCTGGTCAACATGGATGATAACATCGTGAAACACTATTCTAATGAAGATACCTTCCAGCTGCAGATTGAAGAAGTTGGAGGATCTTACAAGCTCACTCTGACCGAGATCTAA